A DNA window from Vigna unguiculata cultivar IT97K-499-35 chromosome 10, ASM411807v1, whole genome shotgun sequence contains the following coding sequences:
- the LOC114166338 gene encoding protein SAWADEE HOMEODOMAIN HOMOLOG 1-like isoform X1: protein MDKSGLTEQPFPKLSSDEMLKLERIYKDMGKKPLDWKLCQEIAIRYSSLSKDVGKTSLSWQQVEQWFKGRQRVSQNKDSSSSSKGRQATDISELGFEARSTKDIAWHDVALFSNYRVLCSGELEVRVRYAGFAKEQDEWVNVKLGVRARSIPLEPSECQKVQDGNLILCFLERDDYALYCDARVVKIQRRVHDPTECTCTFFVRYLHDQSEDRVSWNRICCRPTEEKSAVYPVLALHSTQSSSPTFSLNPIESLWG, encoded by the exons ATGGATAAATCAGGATTAACTGAACAACCATTTCCCAAGCTCTCTTCAGATGAG ATGTTGAAATTGGAAAGAATATACAAAGATATGGGAAAAAAACCACTTGATTGGAAATTGTGTCAGGAGATTGCTATACGTTATAG TTCCTTGTCGAAAGAtgttggtaaaacttccttatcATGGCAACAG GTGGAGCAGTGGTTCAAAGGTAGGCAGAGAGTATCACAGAATAAAGATAGTTCATCAAGTTCAAAAG GTAGACAAGCTACAGATATCTCGGAGTTGGGATTTGAAGCAAGATCTACAAAAGATATTGCATG GCATGATGTTGCTCTTTTCTCTAACTACAGAGTTCTGTGCTCAGGCGAACTT GAAGTCCGTGTTCGATATGCTGGATTCGCTAAAGAGCAGGATGAGTGGGTGAATGTGAAACTGGGGGTGCGGGCGAGATCTATACCATTAGAACCTTCAGAGTGTCAAAAGGTTCAGGATGGAAATCTTATACTATGTTTCTTG GAAAGAGACGATTATGCTCTCTATTGTGATGCTCGAGTTGTGAAAATCCAGAGGAGGGTGCATGATCCAACAGAGTGTACGTGCACCTTCTTTGTTCGATATCTCCATGACCAGAGTGAg GATCGAGTTTCTTGGAACAGGATATGCTGTAGGCCTACAGAAGAAAAATCTGCTGTCTACCCAGTTCTTGCCCTTCATTCCACCCAAAGTTCCTCTCCTACTTTCTCCCTAAATCCCATAGAGTCCTTGTGGGGATAG
- the LOC114166273 gene encoding flavanone 3-dioxygenase 2, which yields MLSPFSPMPEIPVDFRAPPPSPVASGRRSTVTNDDVLTEFLEASLRVPDLVLPDKIFPKQNHLDAPPEVDFVSLCFHRDDALRDVVSDSLARIGCFQLLNHGIPSQLVDSAAADAARVFQVPHAKRAAATRSPEKPWGFEEYHAGEEEEEGSEEFVWCNEEELKSKMEGIWPIGYPNFSEKMEKLMSRIEMVGMKMLGVILKKKSAEFEGGNEKGNVCCIYKHGGDNTKDAWANSLKYDVIRMLIRGTDYSHSLCFHLCNGSSQFHVYSKKSWLSFFPHPGALIVTAGDQIQMLSGGEYKSVIGRAILKAEKEEKISMAFLCCPQKKKKKKNFGSSESRSVSLSQQAILALILPLVYNVIIFVFKKFNS from the exons ATGCTATCGCCGTTTTCGCCCATGCCGGAAATCCCCGTCGATTTCCGCgcgccgccgccatctccggTGGCATCCGGCCGGAGATCCACCGTCACCAACGACGACGTTTTGACCGAGTTTCTAGAGGCCTCGCTCCGCGTCCCCGATCTGGTCCTGCCGGACAAGATCTTCCCCAAGCAGAACCACCTCGACGCGCCTCCCGAGGTCGACTTCGTGTCGCTCTGCTTCCACCGCGACGACGCTCTCCGCGACGTCGTTTCCGACTCCCTCGCCAGGATCGGATGCTTCCAGCTGCTAAACCACGGGATTCCGTCGCAGCTGGTGGACTCCGCCGCCGCGGACGCCGCCAGAGTGTTCCAGGTGCCGCACGCTAAACGTGCAGCAGCGACTAGGTCGCCGGAGAAGCCGTGGGGGTTCGAGGAGTATCACGCCggagaggaggaagaagaaggtaGTGAGGAATTCGTGTGGTGCAATGAGGAGGAATTGAAGTCGAAAATGGAGGGAATTTGGCCCATTGGATATCCAAATTTCAG TGAAAAGATGGAAAAGCTTATGTCACGCATAGAGATGGTGGGTATGAAAATGTTGGGTGTGATACTGAAAAAGAAGAGTGCAGAATTTGAGGGTGGGAATGAGAAAGGGAATGTTTGTTGCATTTATAAACATGGTGGTGATAATACTAAGGATGCATGGGCTAATTCCTTGAAATACGATGTGATTAGAATGCTGATCAGGGGAACCGATTACTCTCATTCATTGTGCTTCCATCTTTGCAATGGCTCTTCACAGTTTCATGTTTACTCCAAGAAAAGTTGGCTCTCTTTCTTCCCTCACCCAGGTGCCCTTATAGTAACAGCAGGAGATCAAATTCAG ATGTTGAGTGGAGGAGAGTACAAAAGTGTGATTGGAAGAGCAATCTTGAAAgcagagaaagaagagaagattTCAATGGCTTTCCTGTGTTGTccacaaaagaagaagaagaagaagaattttgGAAGCAGTGAGAGTAGAAGTGTTTCACTTTCCCAGCAAGCCATATTGGCTTTAATTCTGCCCCTTGTGTACAATGTCATCATTTTTGtgttcaaaaaattcaattcatgA
- the LOC114166338 gene encoding protein SAWADEE HOMEODOMAIN HOMOLOG 1-like isoform X2 gives MDKSGLTEQPFPKLSSDEVEQWFKGRQRVSQNKDSSSSSKGRQATDISELGFEARSTKDIAWHDVALFSNYRVLCSGELEVRVRYAGFAKEQDEWVNVKLGVRARSIPLEPSECQKVQDGNLILCFLERDDYALYCDARVVKIQRRVHDPTECTCTFFVRYLHDQSEDRVSWNRICCRPTEEKSAVYPVLALHSTQSSSPTFSLNPIESLWG, from the exons ATGGATAAATCAGGATTAACTGAACAACCATTTCCCAAGCTCTCTTCAGATGAG GTGGAGCAGTGGTTCAAAGGTAGGCAGAGAGTATCACAGAATAAAGATAGTTCATCAAGTTCAAAAG GTAGACAAGCTACAGATATCTCGGAGTTGGGATTTGAAGCAAGATCTACAAAAGATATTGCATG GCATGATGTTGCTCTTTTCTCTAACTACAGAGTTCTGTGCTCAGGCGAACTT GAAGTCCGTGTTCGATATGCTGGATTCGCTAAAGAGCAGGATGAGTGGGTGAATGTGAAACTGGGGGTGCGGGCGAGATCTATACCATTAGAACCTTCAGAGTGTCAAAAGGTTCAGGATGGAAATCTTATACTATGTTTCTTG GAAAGAGACGATTATGCTCTCTATTGTGATGCTCGAGTTGTGAAAATCCAGAGGAGGGTGCATGATCCAACAGAGTGTACGTGCACCTTCTTTGTTCGATATCTCCATGACCAGAGTGAg GATCGAGTTTCTTGGAACAGGATATGCTGTAGGCCTACAGAAGAAAAATCTGCTGTCTACCCAGTTCTTGCCCTTCATTCCACCCAAAGTTCCTCTCCTACTTTCTCCCTAAATCCCATAGAGTCCTTGTGGGGATAG